The nucleotide window ATTCAATATATGTCACCTTGCCGAAGGCTGCTTCCGCCTGGGCGGCCTTTTCCGACCGTTTTCCGGCCATCCGGACAAAAAACTTCCTGGAATAGGTTCCCATATCAGCCAGCGCAAGCTTCTTCGTGCTCCAGCTGGTCAGCAGCGTCGTATGAAGATTTTTCGCTTCCTCGATCACATCTGCCACCACCGCGCTGGCAGTGGGAAGGCTCCCTGCGCCGCGTCCGTAGAACATCAGCTTATCCACCATATTGCCCTCGACCATGATACCGTTGAACACATCGTTCACTGCGTACAGAGGATGGCTGGAGTCGATCATCACGGGAGCCACCATCGCGTAGAACTGTTCTCCCACCCGGCGGCTGGTGCCGAATAATTTGATCGAGGTCCCCATTTTATTGGCGTATTTAAAATCCGTATCGGTAATCTTTGTGATCCCCTCCGTATAGATATCCTCATAGTCTACCTGGCTCCCGTATGCGAGAGAAGACAGGATCGCAATTTTCCTGCACGCGTCAAAGCCGTCGATATCGGCAGAGGGATTTTTCTCCGCATATCCTTTTTCCTGAGCTTCCTTGAGGACCGCGTCAAAGGTCATCCCTTCTTTGTCCATCTTCGTCAGCATATAATTGGTCGTTCCGTTTAAAATCCCCGTGATCTCCATGATCTCGTCCGCCGTCAGGCACTGGTTCAGCGGCCGGATGATCGGAATTCCTCCGCCTACGCTTGCTTCAAACAGGAAGCTGACCTGGTTCTCCTTTGCCAGATCCAGAAGCTCCGTCCCGCACTTGGCTACCAGCTCTTTATTGGAAGTCGCCACGGATTTTCCAGCGGACAGCGCTTTTTTTACAAAGGTCCTGGCAGGTTCCACACCGCCCATGGTCTCGACCACTATGGCCACCTCGGGGTCATTCATGATGACATCCACATCATGCACGATTTTTTCCTGTATGGGATCCCCCGGAAATTCTCTCAGATCCAGAACGTATTTTACTTCTAAAGGCTCTCCGACCTTCCTGGAAATGCTCTCTCTGTTTTCTTCCACGACTGCCGCCACTCCGGAGCCTATGGTACCGTATCCCATAATTGCAATCTTCATTGGTTTTCCTCTCACTCTCTGCCTAATATTTTCAAATAATGTATCCCGTCCAGCTTCTCGATCTCGGCCAGCATGGCTGAAGTGTCGCCGGTAGTGGGCAATACGTCCACGCTAAGTGTCAGGGAAGCCACACTGTTGATGGGAATCGTCTGATGAATGGTCAGAATGTTCCCATTGTAGTCCGCTATGGTCTTTAATACCGTAGACAGAAGCCCTGGCACATCATCCATCTGGAGCACGAAGGTAATGGTCTTTCCCCTGGAATTATCATGGAACGGAAAGATATCATCTTTATATTTATAAAAGGAGCTTCTGCTGATGCCGACCCGCTCGGTGGCTTCCTGCACCGTGATCACTTTTTCCGAGTCTAAAAGCCGTTTTGCTTCCACCACTTTAAGAAGCACCTCCGGTACCGCTTTGTTCCTCACCACATAATATTGATTATCTTCTGCCATACATCCTCCGTTTCCTCTAGGCGTCCGCCCATCAGATACAAGTGTTTTCACCACGAAGAATCTTAGCACATTTGTACCAAAGATGCAACTACTTTTTTTACAAAAGACAATTTCCCGCAATTTTAAGGGATATCCGCGCAGAGCAGATACCCCTTATTATCTCTTTTATTCCTTGCCCAGCTGAATATACTTCAAATACGCGCTGATGAAGTTGTCCAGGTTCCCGTCCAGGACGCTGGCCACATTTCCGCTCTCCTCATTGGTCCTGTGGTCCTTCACCATGGTGTAGGGCTGCATGACATAAGAGCGGATCTGGTTCCCCCAGCCGATCTCCTTCACATCCCCGCGGATATCAGAAATCTTTTCCGCATTTTCCTGCTGCTTCAAAAGCAGCAGCTTCGCTTTCAGCATCTGCATGGCTTTGTCCTTATTCATATGCTGAGAACGCTCATTCTGGCACTGTACGACAATCCCAGTGGGTATATGGGTAATCCGGATGGCCGAGGATGTCTTATTGATATGCTGCCCGCCGGCCCCGCTGGAACGGTACGTATCCACTCGCAGATCGTCGGGATTGATATCGATATCGATATCCTCTTCTATATCCGGCATCACGTCGCAGGACACAAAGGAGGTCTGCCTTTTTCCCGCCGCATTGAAGGGCGAGATGCGGACCAGGCGGTGGACTCCCCGCTCCGATTTCAGATATCCAAAGGCGTTCAGCCCGTTTATCTGCACAGTAACGGATTTAATGCCCGCTTCTTCACCGTCCAGATAGTCAAGGACTTCAATGGAAAATCCCTTCCGTTCCGCCCAGCGGGTATACATCCGGTACAGCATGCCGGCCCAGTCGCAGGATTCGGTGCCGCCGGCTCCCGCGTGGAGCGTCAGGATGGCGCCGTCGCGGTCGTATTCCCCGGACAAAAGCGTGGACAGACGGAGCTCCTCCAATTTATCCCTGAGCGCAGTCAGACTCTCCTCGATCTCCGGGATAACGGAAGCGTCATTTTCTTCGTATCCCATATCGATGAGGATCTGTATTTCTTCTTTCTTTTCTTCCAGCTCGTGGAATTCTTCCACGGTATCCTTCAGATTTTTAAGCTCTTGCATGATCTTCGTAGAGCGCGCCGTATCATTCCAGAAATCCGGCTCCTCCAGATACTTCTCCAGCTCCGCGATCCGTTCACTTTTCCCAGCCAGGTTAAAGTGAATCCCTCACTTCCACTAAAGGTTTTGCCAGAGCTGCGAGATCGACTTTAAACTGATCAAGTTCTACCAATAGCTTCACCTTCTTTCATTTTTATTTCTCCAGCCTTCCGCAGCACTGCTTATATTTCTTTCCAGAACCGCAGGGGCATGGATCGTTGGGATAGATTTTCTTATTTTCTCTCTTCTTGGGTGTATTGACAGCCGAATCATCCTTGTTGGTCCCGGTCACCTTGGCGACCTGTTCACGCTCTACCTTCTGCTCCACACGTACATGGAACAGGAGCTTGACCGTATCCTCCTGGATATTGGCCGTCATGGCGTCAAACATCTCGTAACCGGCCATTTTGTATTCCACCAGAGGATCTCTCTGGCCGTAGGCCTGCAAACCGATACCCTGGCGAAGCTGGTCCATATCGTCGATGTGGTCCATCCACTTCCGGTCGATCACTTTCAAGAGTATCACCCGCTCCAGCTCACGGACCTGCTCCGCTTCAGGGAACTGGGCTTCCTTCTCCTCATAAAGCTTCACGGCCTCTTCCTTCAGCATGTGCTTCAGCTGGCTCTTATTATAATTCTTGTATTCCTCTTCCGGTATCACGATGGGCTTGATCGGGATAATGGGGGAGATCAGGTCATTAAGCCCTACGATATCCCAGTCCTCCGGCGCCTGATCGTCGGAGATGGTGCCGTCCACCGCGTTCTCCACCGTATCGGTGATCATCTTGTAAATGACATCCCGCATGCTTTCCCCGTCCAGCACACGCCGGCGCTCCTTATAGATCACCTCGCGCTGTTCGTTCATGACCTCGTCGTAATCCAGCAGCCTCTTACGGATGCCAAAGTTATTTCCCTCTATCTTTTTCTGGGCTTTTTCAATGGCGCTGGAGAGCATCTTATGCTCAATCTCCTCTCCGTCCTCCACTCCCAGTGTATTGAACACGGACATCAGGCGCTCTGAGCCGAAGAGACGCATCAAATCGTCCTCCAGGCTGATATAGAACCTGGACTCGCCGGGGTCCCCCTGACGGCCGGAACGCCCGCGCAGCTGATTGTCAATACGCCTGGACTCATGCCGCTCCGTACCGATGATCTTCAGCCCGCCTGCGGCGCGCGCTTCATCATCCAGCTTGATGTCGGTACCTCTGCCGGCCATGTTGGTAGCGATGGTCACCGCTCCGTGCACACCGGCTTCCGCGACAATCTCCGCTTCCATCTCATGGAACTTGGCGTTCAGCACCTTATGGGGAATCCCCTTTTTCCGAAGCAGGTTGCTGATTTCCTCCGAGGAATCGATATTAATGGTGCCGACCAGCACAGGCTGTCCCTTCCGGTGCGCTTCCATGACCGCTTCCACAACGGCGGCCAGCTTTTCTCTCTTCGTCTTATATACGCCGTCCTGCCTGTCGTCACGGATGACCGGCTTATTGGTCGGGATCTCGATGACATCCATCCCATAGATATCACGGAATTCCTTTTCCTCCGTAAGAGCCGTTCCGGTCATGCCGGCTTTCTTGTCAAATTTATTGAAAAAGTTCTGGAATGTGATCGTGGCGAGGGTCTTGCTCTCCCGTTTTACCTTCACATGCTCTTTTGCCTCGATCGCCTGATGCAGGCCGTCGGAATAGCGCCGGCCCGGCATGATACGCCCTGTGAACTCATCTACAATGAGCACCTGGTCGTCCTTGACCACATAGTCCTGGTCCCGAAACATCAGATAGTTAGCGCGGAGAGCCAGGATAATATTATGCTGGATCTCGAGATTCTCCGGATCGGCCAGGTTTTCAATATGAAAGAACTGCTCCACCTTCTCCACGCCCTGAGCCGTCAGGTTCACGACCTTTTCCTTTTCATTGACAATGAAATCTCCGGTCTCAGTGATCTCCTCCTTCATGATGGCCGCCATCTTGGTCATCTCTCCGCTTTCTTCTCCCCGCTGAAGCCTCTTCGCAAGGCTGTCACAGATTTCATAAAGCTTCGTGGACTTCCCGCTCTGCCCGGAAATGATAAGAGGGGTCCTGGCCTCGTCGATGAGCACCGAGTCCACCTCGTCGACAATGGCGTAATGGAGCTCCCGGAGCACCAGCTGTTCCTTATAAATGACCATATTGTCCCTGAGGTAGTCAAATCCCAGTTCGTTGTTGGTCACGTAAGTGATATCACAATTATAAGCGGCGCGCCGCTCATCACTGTTCATGCTGTTTAACACGACTCCGACGGTCAGCCCGAGAAACTCATGGACCTGCCCCATCCATTCCGCATCACGGTGGGCCAGATAATCATTGACCGTCACGATATGGACGCCCTTTCCCTCCAGAGCATTCAAATAAGCCGGAAGAGTAGCCACCAGGGTCTTTCCTTCACCGGTCTTCATCTCAGCGATACGTCCCTGATGTAGGATAATGCCGCCCAGGATCTGCACCGGATAGTGCTCCATGTTAAGGACTCTCCTGGCCGCCTCACGGACCACTGCGTAAGCCTCCGGCATGATATCGTCCAGGGTCTCCCCCTTTTCCAGCCTTCCTTTGAATTCCTTGGTCTTTCCGCGGAGCTCCTCGTCGGAAAGCTTCATCATCTCCGGGCGGAGGGCCACCACCTTGTCCGCGGTCGGCTTAATGAGCTTTATCTCGCGCTCACTGTGTGTTCCAAATAATTTTTGTACTAAACCCATATCTGTACGCTCCTGCTTCTTTACTAATCTGGGACCCGGTCCCGTCAAAAGTACACAGCTATCCAATGATAATCTACGATAAATCTTTCTTATTGTATCACCAACCTCATCTCAGTTCAACTGTTTTTCCGGAACTCTTCCCCCCCTCCTCTCTTCTTTTACCCTCAAGGAGCGTTTTTGACACAAATTTTGCTTTTTATACATGTTGCACAATTCGACAAATCGATTTGCGGCTTTCGACATGTGATGTAAAAAGTTATCCACATTATCCACAAAAGTTATACACAATCTTATTCGTTGATTTTACAAGGTTTTATAGTTGTCCACGGACTTATCCACACTATCCACAATTTTACCCTTGTTTTGTGTGGACTACCCCCTTCGTCGAAAAAAAACACTTGTTTTGTGAACTTAACCAATTTTTCATTTTTTCGACCTTTTCTTTCCTTTTTCCCTTGACTTTTTCCGTCACCACGTTCCTACATTTTTTCACATTTTGTTGTCAAACAATTCGCCTTCTTTTCATCTTTTGCCTTGTATATATTTTGCTTTATGATATAATTTCTATATAATCCATCTGAGGTTTTCCGTGGATTTAGGAAGTCTTTTTACAGGACCTCCAAGAATACGCAGAAAAGGAGTTGATGTTATGCAGTACATCATTACAGGAAGAAATATCGACATTACAGAGGGTCTTAAATCGGCCGTCCATGAAAAGATCGGTAAGCTGGAGCGGTATTTCAGTCCCGCCACCGAAGTCCATGTTACACTCAGCGTTGAAAAGGACCGTCAGAAAATCGAAGTCACCATTCCCGTAAAAGGCTCTATTATCCGTTCCGAACAGGTCAGCAGCGACATGTATGTGTCCATCGATCTTGTGGAGGAAATTATTGAGCGGCAGTTAAAACGCTATAAAACGAAATTGATCGACCAGAAGCAGAATGCTGCGTCTTTCTCAGAAGCGTATATGGAAGAAGAGGCCGAAGAAGCCGAAACCATAAAAATCGAACGTACCAAGCGGTTCGCGGTAAAACCCATGGACCCGGAGGAGGCCTGCGTACAGATGGAGCTTCTGGGACACAGCTTTTTTGTTTTCCGGAACGCAGATACGGATGAAGTCAATGTGGTATATAAAAGGAAGGGCAACACCTACGGTCTCATAGAACCGGATTTCTGATGCCTGTCTGAAAAATAGGAATCTGCAAACAGGAAGGAGGATTTCCAATGGCCAAACGCGTAGTTACCATCAACCGTACCTATGGAAGCAACGGAAGAGTCGTCGGTATCCGGCTGGCGGAAGCATTGGGTATCCATTTCTATGACAAGGAGCTTCTCAAGCTGGCTCAGGAGCAGAAAAACATCCCATATGAAGAACTGGTTAAAGTAGATGAACAAAGGCCCAATCCGTGGCGTTATCCTGTGGATGATCCCACGTTAATGGAAGGGCAGTACCGGTTTTATCCGATGAATGACGTGCTGTTCCACACCCAGGAGGATATCATCCGGGCGCTTTCTGAAAAGGAAGACTGCCTGATCGTCGGACGCTGTGCCAACCACATCCTTTCCGATGTGCCTCATGTACTCCGTGTCTGCATCAGCGCTCCGTACGCGTACCGTGTGGACGCCATCATGGAACGGGCCGATATTGACAGATCCAAGGCCGCGTCCCTGGTGAAAAAAACGGACAAGCAACGAAGAGATTACTACGAACATTACACCGGACAGAATTGGCTGGATTTAAGCCAGTATGACATCTGCCTGGACAGCAGCCGCTTAAGCGAGAAACAAATTATCACCACACTGGCGGCGCTGTACGAAACCTTATAAAACGGCAAAGAAGGGGCGTTCCGCGCATGGAACCGCCCCTTCTTTTTATTTATTCCAACATAATACCTTTCACAGAAATCCGTCTTATCTTCAAGGCATAGAAGCCCATGACTGCTTCATATACCAGGATAAAAGAAACGAGTACCGCCGCAAAGCCCGTAAAATTGAAACTGGTTTCCGGCACAGCTTTTTCAGTTGAAGCAAAAAATCCGACCATGATCTTGATCAGCATATACTGGTAAGCGGTCCCAACCGCAAAGCCAAGATATGCCGCAGGCCTATATCCATTCAGTACCGCCCCCCTGCATTCCTGATAGGAATAACCGAACACCTTCATAAGGGAAATACTTTTGGCGTTGGCATTCACGACCGTCGTGACAGCCAGGAGCAGGGTGACCAAGGATAGGAGAATACCGATGCCGAAAACGATCGCTGTAAACATGGGCCCGGCCAGCTCATCCTTTGTGATACTTACGGACAT belongs to Qiania dongpingensis and includes:
- a CDS encoding homoserine dehydrogenase gives rise to the protein MKIAIMGYGTIGSGVAAVVEENRESISRKVGEPLEVKYVLDLREFPGDPIQEKIVHDVDVIMNDPEVAIVVETMGGVEPARTFVKKALSAGKSVATSNKELVAKCGTELLDLAKENQVSFLFEASVGGGIPIIRPLNQCLTADEIMEITGILNGTTNYMLTKMDKEGMTFDAVLKEAQEKGYAEKNPSADIDGFDACRKIAILSSLAYGSQVDYEDIYTEGITKITDTDFKYANKMGTSIKLFGTSRRVGEQFYAMVAPVMIDSSHPLYAVNDVFNGIMVEGNMVDKLMFYGRGAGSLPTASAVVADVIEEAKNLHTTLLTSWSTKKLALADMGTYSRKFFVRMAGKRSEKAAQAEAAFGKVTYIELEGLDEFAFVTPEMKESDYMEKAAKLCGVLQMIRMDM
- a CDS encoding ACT domain-containing protein, with the protein product MAEDNQYYVVRNKAVPEVLLKVVEAKRLLDSEKVITVQEATERVGISRSSFYKYKDDIFPFHDNSRGKTITFVLQMDDVPGLLSTVLKTIADYNGNILTIHQTIPINSVASLTLSVDVLPTTGDTSAMLAEIEKLDGIHYLKILGRE
- the prfB gene encoding peptide chain release factor 2 (programmed frameshift) is translated as MVELDQFKVDLAALAKPLVEVRDSLNLAGKSERIAELEKYLEEPDFWNDTARSTKIMQELKNLKDTVEEFHELEEKKEEIQILIDMGYEENDASVIPEIEESLTALRDKLEELRLSTLLSGEYDRDGAILTLHAGAGGTESCDWAGMLYRMYTRWAERKGFSIEVLDYLDGEEAGIKSVTVQINGLNAFGYLKSERGVHRLVRISPFNAAGKRQTSFVSCDVMPDIEEDIDIDINPDDLRVDTYRSSGAGGQHINKTSSAIRITHIPTGIVVQCQNERSQHMNKDKAMQMLKAKLLLLKQQENAEKISDIRGDVKEIGWGNQIRSYVMQPYTMVKDHRTNEESGNVASVLDGNLDNFISAYLKYIQLGKE
- the secA gene encoding preprotein translocase subunit SecA, with translation MGLVQKLFGTHSEREIKLIKPTADKVVALRPEMMKLSDEELRGKTKEFKGRLEKGETLDDIMPEAYAVVREAARRVLNMEHYPVQILGGIILHQGRIAEMKTGEGKTLVATLPAYLNALEGKGVHIVTVNDYLAHRDAEWMGQVHEFLGLTVGVVLNSMNSDERRAAYNCDITYVTNNELGFDYLRDNMVIYKEQLVLRELHYAIVDEVDSVLIDEARTPLIISGQSGKSTKLYEICDSLAKRLQRGEESGEMTKMAAIMKEEITETGDFIVNEKEKVVNLTAQGVEKVEQFFHIENLADPENLEIQHNIILALRANYLMFRDQDYVVKDDQVLIVDEFTGRIMPGRRYSDGLHQAIEAKEHVKVKRESKTLATITFQNFFNKFDKKAGMTGTALTEEKEFRDIYGMDVIEIPTNKPVIRDDRQDGVYKTKREKLAAVVEAVMEAHRKGQPVLVGTINIDSSEEISNLLRKKGIPHKVLNAKFHEMEAEIVAEAGVHGAVTIATNMAGRGTDIKLDDEARAAGGLKIIGTERHESRRIDNQLRGRSGRQGDPGESRFYISLEDDLMRLFGSERLMSVFNTLGVEDGEEIEHKMLSSAIEKAQKKIEGNNFGIRKRLLDYDEVMNEQREVIYKERRRVLDGESMRDVIYKMITDTVENAVDGTISDDQAPEDWDIVGLNDLISPIIPIKPIVIPEEEYKNYNKSQLKHMLKEEAVKLYEEKEAQFPEAEQVRELERVILLKVIDRKWMDHIDDMDQLRQGIGLQAYGQRDPLVEYKMAGYEMFDAMTANIQEDTVKLLFHVRVEQKVEREQVAKVTGTNKDDSAVNTPKKRENKKIYPNDPCPCGSGKKYKQCCGRLEK
- the hpf gene encoding ribosome hibernation-promoting factor, HPF/YfiA family, which translates into the protein MQYIITGRNIDITEGLKSAVHEKIGKLERYFSPATEVHVTLSVEKDRQKIEVTIPVKGSIIRSEQVSSDMYVSIDLVEEIIERQLKRYKTKLIDQKQNAASFSEAYMEEEAEEAETIKIERTKRFAVKPMDPEEACVQMELLGHSFFVFRNADTDEVNVVYKRKGNTYGLIEPDF
- a CDS encoding cytidylate kinase-like family protein; this encodes MAKRVVTINRTYGSNGRVVGIRLAEALGIHFYDKELLKLAQEQKNIPYEELVKVDEQRPNPWRYPVDDPTLMEGQYRFYPMNDVLFHTQEDIIRALSEKEDCLIVGRCANHILSDVPHVLRVCISAPYAYRVDAIMERADIDRSKAASLVKKTDKQRRDYYEHYTGQNWLDLSQYDICLDSSRLSEKQIITTLAALYETL